In Candidatus Manganitrophus noduliformans, a single genomic region encodes these proteins:
- the traF gene encoding conjugal transfer protein TraF, which produces MSILLLISLIFGLIGAEAAASTCGDKSYFYESNPQGWYWKRLCPDMEEKKNEEDTPLSEGGNQHRLLKKEEVEIPWEILDRLDPDEINRLERESRKIAVMRPSEKNVREYMRYKNWLVDKAQRFTDTTKLLAKTDPELASRIAGIPTSAYAKEAQTRFKQDASEEIFRGSGQKTGLVVMVQEGCIYCKDQVPVIELFARTYGWDVQYIDIQQKPSLAQKLDVRPVPDLFIVLNRNDQALWQRIGIGLHTLDELKRSVLFGLYLLGEIKDESLIH; this is translated from the coding sequence ATGTCGATCTTACTGCTAATCTCCCTCATTTTCGGTTTGATCGGTGCCGAGGCGGCGGCATCCACCTGCGGGGATAAGAGCTATTTCTATGAAAGCAATCCTCAGGGCTGGTATTGGAAGCGGCTCTGTCCCGACATGGAAGAGAAGAAAAATGAAGAAGACACCCCCCTTTCGGAAGGCGGGAATCAGCACCGGTTGCTCAAAAAAGAGGAGGTTGAAATCCCATGGGAGATTCTCGATCGGCTCGATCCGGACGAAATCAACCGGCTGGAGAGAGAGAGTCGTAAAATCGCGGTGATGCGCCCGTCCGAGAAAAATGTACGGGAATATATGAGGTACAAAAACTGGCTCGTGGACAAGGCCCAGCGCTTCACCGACACGACGAAGCTGCTGGCGAAGACCGATCCGGAGCTCGCCTCCCGGATTGCCGGTATTCCCACCTCGGCCTATGCAAAAGAAGCGCAGACCCGATTCAAACAGGACGCCTCGGAGGAAATCTTCAGAGGATCCGGTCAGAAAACCGGCTTGGTGGTGATGGTTCAAGAAGGATGCATTTATTGTAAGGATCAGGTGCCGGTGATCGAGCTCTTCGCGAGGACCTACGGGTGGGATGTCCAATACATCGATATTCAGCAGAAACCTTCGCTCGCTCAGAAGCTCGATGTGCGCCCGGTGCCGGACCTGTTTATCGTGCTCAATCGCAACGACCAGGCGCTCTGGCAGCGAATCGGAATCGGACTCCACACGCTCGACGAGTTAAAGCGATCGGTCTTATTCGGCCTTTATCTTTTAGGAGAGATCAAAGATGAATCGCTTATTCATTAA
- a CDS encoding TrbC family F-type conjugative pilus assembly protein has protein sequence MRSRIFEQAGRGTPHSILSRRGLLIMILSLLLLAVFIFGWRSEAGGEARAIEFEPQSGCDQIEAIEGESIYLRSASFECDLAAGKLTARLDPSVAVIRIYVNGKFWRAQYVGSSDPESLRQSMNEAKIGANRLTVPENLTTREMEERAGRSVDSFRSDETQDRIKRGQEAIGRRFHPDASDSLNREIPARPPAGILPSSERIYLFISSSLPQETLRTYAAALARLHDPNIVMVLRGYVGGMKRSKPLQEFAMGILLKNPDCLAHKTACERFSVRLEIDPNLFRRYNIHQVPALVYVPSIRVSEDSGGEGLIENAEVGTYYHIDGDASFEFLIGQIQEKSGSGALRRIATALQSERIAE, from the coding sequence GTGCGCTCTAGAATATTCGAGCAAGCGGGCCGAGGCACCCCTCATTCGATCCTCAGCCGCCGCGGTCTTCTGATCATGATCCTCTCTCTTCTGCTTCTGGCGGTGTTCATCTTCGGCTGGCGATCCGAGGCGGGGGGGGAGGCTCGCGCGATCGAATTCGAGCCGCAGAGCGGATGCGACCAAATCGAAGCGATCGAAGGAGAGTCGATTTATCTTCGGTCGGCCTCTTTCGAATGCGACCTGGCGGCGGGAAAATTGACCGCGCGACTCGATCCATCCGTCGCGGTGATCCGGATCTATGTGAATGGAAAGTTCTGGAGAGCGCAATATGTCGGATCGAGCGATCCGGAATCACTGAGGCAATCTATGAACGAGGCGAAGATCGGCGCGAATCGCCTGACCGTGCCGGAGAATCTCACGACGCGGGAGATGGAGGAGCGCGCCGGGAGGAGTGTCGATTCCTTCCGCTCCGACGAGACGCAGGACCGAATCAAAAGAGGTCAGGAGGCGATCGGCCGGAGATTCCACCCCGACGCCTCCGACAGCCTCAACCGGGAGATCCCGGCGCGCCCCCCGGCCGGAATCCTCCCTTCCTCCGAGCGGATCTATCTTTTTATCTCATCGAGTCTGCCGCAAGAAACCCTTCGCACCTACGCCGCGGCGCTGGCTCGGCTGCATGACCCGAATATCGTGATGGTGTTGCGAGGTTATGTCGGAGGAATGAAGCGAAGCAAGCCGCTGCAGGAATTCGCCATGGGCATTCTGCTAAAAAATCCGGACTGCCTCGCACATAAAACGGCGTGCGAGCGGTTTTCAGTGCGCCTTGAGATCGATCCGAATCTGTTCCGGCGCTACAACATCCACCAGGTTCCCGCCCTTGTTTATGTTCCATCCATTCGGGTCTCGGAGGATTCCGGGGGAGAGGGCCTGATCGAAAACGCGGAGGTAGGGACGTATTACCACATCGATGGGGATGCTTCTTTTGAGTTTTTGATCGGACAGATTCAGGAGAAATCAGGAAGCGGCGCTCTGCGACGGATCGCGACGGCGTTGCAGAGCGAGCGAATCGCAGAATAA
- a CDS encoding conjugal transfer protein TraH — translation MNRLFINIVAICLLLDLGAAAAYAGSMQEFLDNAVIEVENPTAVQSQERNFLWGGGLHLRTPNMVFQPFQVTPPRLKAGCGGIDITFGGFSYFNQEHLVDFLEQVIAAAPAFAFNVALATVCEQCETAATTLTSLANSINGLNMTSCQAAQALGGATGQLVGNTINERIIGGQESSWLRGVNESLSSASRFVQDFEQTLTAAGCDPANPACVHYNFRQPLLTRALADTYFNDGPTEYFLRYLIGDVIPIFPTDLSQSRGITPMVLSESALGGDFSALISQWIWGSNPGECTQVSVDLPGYQIIASVPTPVTVTLQTLCSRVGVRMDSIFDKLVNRQALVSDDLQFLNAFRMPLYKLINLLSIQPLHISTLRVELINILSTQLAYETLSAIATEFYRGVARLETAGRSDRDPLNGEDARMMRQRMGGVTRAGYELTISRYDNFHKQLETWQKTVELEKRLVGQMAQHPILGAYHFSKGLVNMQ, via the coding sequence ATGAATCGCTTATTCATTAACATCGTGGCGATCTGCCTGCTCCTCGACCTCGGCGCCGCGGCGGCTTATGCCGGATCGATGCAGGAATTTCTCGATAACGCGGTCATCGAGGTGGAGAATCCGACGGCCGTGCAATCCCAGGAGCGGAATTTTCTCTGGGGAGGCGGCCTTCATCTTCGCACCCCCAATATGGTCTTCCAGCCCTTTCAGGTGACCCCCCCACGGCTGAAAGCGGGATGTGGGGGAATCGATATTACGTTCGGGGGATTTAGCTACTTCAATCAGGAACACCTGGTCGACTTCCTCGAGCAGGTGATCGCCGCGGCCCCGGCCTTCGCCTTCAATGTCGCTTTGGCGACCGTCTGCGAGCAGTGCGAGACCGCCGCGACCACGCTGACGTCGCTGGCCAATTCCATAAACGGCCTGAACATGACCAGCTGCCAGGCGGCACAGGCGCTCGGCGGCGCCACCGGACAGCTGGTCGGAAATACGATCAACGAGCGCATTATCGGCGGGCAGGAGAGCAGCTGGCTGCGGGGGGTCAACGAGTCGCTCTCCTCGGCGAGCCGATTCGTCCAGGATTTTGAGCAAACCTTGACCGCCGCCGGCTGTGATCCGGCGAATCCGGCCTGCGTTCACTATAACTTCAGACAGCCGCTGCTGACGCGCGCCCTGGCCGATACCTACTTCAATGACGGACCGACCGAGTATTTCCTCCGATACCTGATCGGAGATGTCATTCCGATATTCCCGACCGATCTCTCCCAAAGCCGGGGGATCACCCCGATGGTCCTTTCGGAATCGGCCCTGGGCGGGGATTTTAGCGCATTAATCAGTCAATGGATTTGGGGGAGCAATCCCGGGGAGTGCACCCAAGTCAGTGTGGATCTACCCGGCTATCAGATTATCGCAAGCGTTCCGACGCCGGTGACGGTTACGCTCCAGACCCTCTGCAGCCGGGTCGGCGTCCGGATGGACAGCATCTTTGACAAATTGGTCAATCGTCAGGCGCTGGTGTCCGATGACCTCCAATTTCTGAACGCATTTCGAATGCCGCTGTATAAATTAATCAACCTCCTCTCCATTCAGCCGCTGCATATCAGCACCTTGCGCGTTGAATTAATCAACATTCTCTCGACCCAGCTCGCCTATGAGACGCTCTCGGCGATCGCCACCGAATTCTACCGAGGGGTGGCGCGTCTTGAGACCGCCGGGCGCTCCGATCGGGATCCGCTGAATGGGGAGGACGCCCGAATGATGCGCCAGAGAATGGGCGGCGTCACCCGCGCCGGCTACGAGTTGACGATCAGCCGGTATGACAATTTCCATAAACAGTTGGAGACGTGGCAGAAGACCGTGGAGTTGGAGAAGCGATTGGTGGGGCAGATGGCCCAGCATCCGATCCTCGGCGCCTATCACTTCTCCAAAGGTCTTGTGAACATGCAATAG
- the traN gene encoding conjugal transfer protein TraN produces the protein MTMTPHSEESVQPKSAGMMAEAILSIFLFLASSLSSAAAQNLVCGQDLNGDGATTGSAESGQCMNTPEGPLCPVGAVGCTATYRQPICPPGGGINGNSDRCEAPIQQVWRPWLFMELVGQSGLWAFRLQIDLTDDGLYDLTVTNPGGPQMIRSFEENGLAIASSTVARTTYWSLTTGGAWSSSSDFSGGNWWSASQSGPQANRQAAAGYLKEHVRLTYAIAPAAVRLQPGSEWFGEGFCFNLQDDRCYSAQWERPYDGCPSGYLLDSAAGVCQAPPQCAVGTYDSNRNECYEGDSTCPLGGEYSCMNNNGAYQCSSNRCIDLTANPPQTVTPDMTAYQNDGQVDPSSGMCLGPLYIFNGTPGECRPAGAGTSFFDCCDNAREDFLIFREYCTENEWRTNTLRDAESCHFIGDYCKTRWPLVGCVQRANVYCCFNSKLARVIQEQGRGQLTNFAPDGQWGSTAAPNCIGLTPEELQYIDFSQVALPLDGVVPRGDIAVQQEIGNKIDAFYRNLQP, from the coding sequence ATGACGATGACGCCGCACTCCGAAGAGAGCGTACAACCTAAATCGGCGGGGATGATGGCCGAGGCGATCCTGTCGATTTTCTTGTTTCTTGCTTCATCCCTCTCATCCGCTGCCGCTCAAAACTTAGTCTGCGGCCAGGACCTCAACGGGGACGGCGCGACCACCGGAAGTGCGGAGAGCGGTCAGTGCATGAACACACCGGAGGGTCCGCTCTGTCCCGTCGGCGCCGTCGGCTGCACTGCGACCTATCGACAGCCGATCTGCCCCCCCGGCGGCGGCATCAATGGAAATTCGGATCGATGCGAGGCGCCGATTCAGCAGGTATGGAGGCCGTGGCTCTTTATGGAACTGGTGGGACAATCCGGCCTCTGGGCGTTCCGATTACAAATCGATTTGACCGATGACGGTCTATACGACCTCACGGTGACCAATCCGGGCGGTCCTCAAATGATCCGATCCTTTGAGGAAAACGGATTGGCGATTGCCAGCAGCACCGTGGCGAGGACCACCTATTGGAGCCTGACGACCGGAGGTGCTTGGAGCTCCTCCTCGGACTTTTCCGGAGGAAATTGGTGGAGTGCGAGCCAGTCCGGACCCCAAGCGAATCGACAGGCCGCCGCAGGTTACCTCAAAGAACACGTTCGTCTTACATACGCAATTGCGCCGGCAGCGGTTCGGCTCCAGCCCGGCAGCGAGTGGTTCGGGGAGGGATTCTGCTTCAATCTTCAGGACGATCGCTGCTATTCAGCCCAATGGGAGCGGCCCTATGATGGCTGCCCGAGCGGGTATCTCCTCGATAGCGCCGCCGGGGTCTGTCAAGCCCCGCCTCAGTGCGCAGTCGGAACCTATGACAGCAATCGAAACGAATGTTATGAGGGGGACTCCACCTGTCCCCTCGGAGGAGAATACAGCTGCATGAACAACAATGGCGCCTATCAGTGCTCGTCGAACCGGTGCATCGATCTGACCGCGAATCCCCCCCAAACCGTGACCCCGGACATGACCGCCTACCAGAACGACGGGCAAGTCGATCCAAGCAGCGGAATGTGTCTCGGTCCTCTCTACATCTTTAACGGAACGCCAGGGGAGTGCCGGCCCGCGGGGGCGGGAACATCGTTCTTTGATTGCTGCGACAACGCGCGGGAAGATTTTCTGATCTTCCGGGAGTATTGCACCGAGAACGAGTGGCGGACGAATACACTGCGCGATGCGGAGAGCTGTCATTTCATCGGCGATTACTGCAAAACCCGCTGGCCGCTGGTCGGCTGCGTGCAGCGCGCCAACGTCTACTGCTGTTTTAACTCGAAGCTGGCCCGGGTGATCCAAGAGCAGGGAAGGGGACAACTGACGAATTTCGCCCCCGACGGTCAATGGGGGAGCACCGCGGCCCCCAACTGTATCGGTCTTACACCGGAAGAGCTCCAATACATCGATTTCAGTCAGGTCGCGCTTCCTTTGGATGGGGTGGTTCCCCGCGGCGACATCGCGGTCCAACAAGAGATAGGAAACAAAATCGATGCGTTTTATCGCAACCTGCAGCCTTAG
- a CDS encoding DsbC family protein — MTKMPFVFYSMMSGWVISVAFLGGTVNVAYANKTSAPEQLLKERFPGVKVASVQEAPMKGLYEVVTEEGRVFYYDPKTDHRFFGEMITKEGRNLSAARRAELAAAKLDRLPIDKAIRIGTGKNIVIEFLDPDCPYCRKSSRFLKKQGDLTRYIFLIPIKEIHPDAERKSKYILCAADKKAAYDEVFSGDLDDRKYEVCNDPMITEILDDHKAIAEEMGVRGTPVFFINKHRVDGANIPQIETLLQNGPS, encoded by the coding sequence ATGACGAAGATGCCGTTTGTGTTTTATTCGATGATGTCGGGCTGGGTGATATCCGTGGCGTTCCTGGGAGGGACGGTCAATGTCGCCTATGCAAACAAAACAAGCGCGCCCGAGCAGTTACTCAAAGAACGCTTTCCGGGGGTGAAGGTCGCAAGCGTTCAGGAGGCGCCCATGAAGGGGCTTTATGAAGTGGTCACCGAGGAAGGCCGCGTCTTCTATTATGATCCGAAAACCGATCATCGCTTCTTCGGCGAGATGATCACAAAGGAGGGCCGAAACCTCTCGGCCGCGCGCAGGGCGGAATTGGCCGCGGCGAAGCTCGATCGCCTCCCGATCGACAAGGCCATCCGCATCGGAACGGGAAAGAATATCGTCATCGAGTTCCTCGATCCGGACTGCCCCTACTGCCGAAAAAGCTCCCGGTTTCTTAAAAAACAGGGCGATCTGACCCGGTACATCTTTTTAATCCCCATCAAGGAAATTCATCCCGACGCGGAGCGTAAGTCGAAATACATCCTCTGCGCCGCAGACAAAAAAGCGGCGTACGACGAGGTCTTCTCGGGGGATCTGGATGACCGGAAATATGAGGTCTGCAACGATCCGATGATCACGGAGATCCTCGACGACCACAAAGCGATCGCCGAAGAGATGGGGGTGCGGGGCACCCCGGTCTTCTTTATCAACAAACATCGGGTCGACGGCGCAAACATCCCGCAGATCGAAACGCTACTGCAGAACGGCCCTTCCTGA
- a CDS encoding TraU family protein, translating into MKLSRLEKNSHDRRFGFRSVDLMKTRRYHILLFAAALALCLAGHTAMAAPSGTPMNPVKEVCWNCIFPIKIGGITAIPGDMPDPPDAEFVPCICPAPPPVFFRPGIPISFWEPRRLVETVKDPYYFPALGASFANPSNGFFGGANSRVGSQQHAGVSTFAQAHYYIFPVWAILELLVDYVCVEHSGFDLAYITEIDPLWNNDMLAFMINPEALLFANPVSQLSCIADSVAANSGLPLSALFWCMGSWGSAYPLTGHVNEDAYIQANAAIAARMIYKLSRELLVCDAGINLCACVPTPIWVKHNYRIQMAKPVRDSTCQPIGRSSLIWGSMKNPPFRAGGNVNDNFLWVIFNRRKCCAL; encoded by the coding sequence ATGAAATTGAGCCGCCTGGAAAAAAACAGCCACGATAGGCGCTTCGGCTTCCGGAGCGTCGATCTCATGAAAACGCGGCGGTATCACATCCTCCTCTTTGCCGCCGCCCTGGCTCTGTGTCTCGCCGGGCATACGGCCATGGCCGCTCCGAGCGGAACACCGATGAATCCGGTCAAAGAGGTCTGCTGGAATTGCATCTTTCCGATCAAGATCGGCGGGATTACCGCCATCCCCGGCGATATGCCCGATCCACCCGACGCCGAATTCGTCCCCTGCATCTGTCCGGCCCCGCCGCCGGTCTTCTTTCGGCCCGGAATCCCGATCAGCTTTTGGGAGCCCCGCCGCTTGGTGGAAACGGTGAAGGATCCCTACTACTTTCCGGCGCTGGGGGCCTCCTTCGCGAATCCCTCGAACGGCTTCTTCGGAGGGGCCAACAGCCGGGTCGGAAGTCAGCAGCATGCCGGCGTGAGCACTTTCGCCCAGGCGCATTACTATATCTTTCCGGTCTGGGCCATCCTGGAGCTGCTCGTCGACTACGTCTGTGTGGAGCACTCCGGATTCGATCTGGCCTACATCACGGAAATCGACCCCCTTTGGAACAACGACATGCTCGCCTTCATGATCAATCCGGAGGCGCTGCTCTTCGCCAACCCCGTCTCGCAGCTCTCTTGCATCGCGGACAGTGTCGCGGCCAACAGCGGGCTGCCTCTCTCCGCGCTGTTCTGGTGCATGGGGTCGTGGGGTTCCGCCTATCCGCTCACGGGACACGTCAATGAGGATGCCTATATTCAGGCCAACGCGGCGATCGCCGCCAGGATGATCTATAAACTGTCTCGGGAATTGCTGGTTTGTGATGCCGGAATCAATCTGTGCGCCTGTGTCCCCACACCGATCTGGGTGAAGCACAATTACCGGATTCAGATGGCGAAGCCGGTGCGCGATTCCACCTGCCAGCCGATCGGACGAAGCAGCCTGATCTGGGGGAGCATGAAAAACCCGCCCTTTCGGGCGGGAGGAAACGTGAACGACAATTTTCTTTGGGTCATTTTCAATCGGAGAAAATGCTGTGCGCTCTAG
- a CDS encoding type IV secretory system conjugative DNA transfer family protein — MERMISEEALKDIDPFFLVLFGVGFLLLLLIPFLKKRSKRGTGRFATILEIMRPFGNWTKWPLNALGSILVYLLLLLMSAAALFIHQGVAPFKQGVKLAAVAIALWVVAAVFYRFLSTAFFIRVNSWPFGERGLLGMRVELTLSEKDRYEHILVEGRAGAGKTSGFMIPGLLKDAEGKCSVVALDVKAPEIYDTVAGYWNKHGKKVILIDPYHKEGIGFEPLAASIGGVALARLEQMVYGKPNTRADEQSKYFDDQERRLFRLYCTLVQTFTDPTQVNLPILYQLGVRGIKVLEEAVQYCRNEKVQEEFQLFSESKHRLPELLAGMLNKLDFLSDPEISAAFSRSDLDLEILFREPTLLIIASPQSNPKARLAAAVVLRALMLKVYERPNRKEGEGLPLFLYLDEFYNIYLPDMPDFVVTARSARVGVATFYQTDEQLDQYERHEKASLQANRKFEVYFQGLPIKKCKELSERIGKTLIKVKERSRSFLRGNQVRITEREADLLSPDDIQNLADHKALCFVAGVRPFLVNRLMAHKTRRYKKKLNFPPAPYRPTPEPLIAPAFRDLPEPPASGPGAPPAGWPKPPEETGQLYQF; from the coding sequence ATGGAGCGGATGATCTCCGAAGAGGCGCTAAAGGATATCGATCCATTTTTCTTGGTTTTATTCGGAGTCGGGTTTCTGCTTCTGCTTTTGATCCCCTTTCTCAAGAAGAGATCGAAACGGGGCACAGGCCGTTTTGCAACGATTCTCGAAATAATGCGCCCCTTCGGCAATTGGACAAAGTGGCCTTTAAACGCGCTGGGATCTATCCTTGTTTATCTTTTGCTGCTTCTAATGAGCGCGGCGGCTTTGTTCATCCATCAAGGCGTTGCTCCATTCAAGCAAGGAGTTAAACTGGCCGCGGTCGCGATCGCGCTGTGGGTCGTGGCGGCTGTTTTTTACCGATTCCTGAGCACCGCTTTTTTCATTCGAGTCAATTCATGGCCTTTCGGTGAAAGAGGACTTTTGGGAATGCGGGTGGAACTCACCCTTTCAGAAAAAGACAGATATGAGCACATCTTGGTGGAAGGAAGAGCGGGCGCCGGTAAGACATCCGGTTTCATGATCCCTGGATTGCTAAAAGATGCAGAGGGGAAATGTTCCGTCGTGGCCCTCGATGTCAAAGCCCCCGAGATCTATGACACCGTCGCCGGATACTGGAATAAACATGGGAAAAAGGTGATTCTCATCGACCCCTATCATAAGGAGGGGATCGGGTTTGAACCGCTGGCCGCTTCCATCGGAGGCGTCGCCCTGGCGAGACTCGAGCAGATGGTCTATGGAAAACCGAATACGCGCGCGGACGAGCAGAGCAAATATTTTGACGATCAGGAAAGGCGCCTCTTCCGGCTTTACTGTACGCTGGTGCAGACCTTTACCGATCCGACGCAGGTGAATCTTCCCATTCTCTATCAGCTAGGCGTCAGGGGAATCAAGGTTCTGGAAGAAGCGGTGCAGTACTGCAGAAATGAGAAGGTGCAGGAGGAGTTTCAGCTTTTCTCCGAGAGCAAACATCGGCTGCCGGAGCTTCTCGCCGGCATGTTGAACAAATTGGATTTCCTCAGCGATCCCGAGATCTCCGCGGCATTCTCGAGATCCGATCTTGATTTGGAGATACTTTTTCGTGAGCCGACCCTCCTGATCATCGCCAGTCCGCAAAGCAATCCGAAAGCCCGCTTGGCCGCGGCCGTCGTCCTCAGAGCCCTGATGCTGAAGGTCTATGAGCGTCCCAATCGAAAAGAGGGAGAGGGCCTCCCGCTCTTTCTCTACCTCGATGAGTTCTACAATATCTATCTTCCGGACATGCCCGATTTCGTCGTCACGGCACGCTCGGCTCGCGTCGGGGTCGCGACCTTTTATCAGACGGATGAGCAACTCGATCAATACGAGCGCCACGAAAAGGCTTCGCTCCAGGCCAATCGTAAATTCGAAGTCTATTTTCAGGGGCTACCGATAAAGAAATGCAAGGAGCTCTCTGAACGTATCGGGAAGACATTAATCAAGGTGAAAGAGCGATCGCGATCCTTTCTCCGGGGCAATCAGGTCCGGATCACCGAACGAGAGGCGGACTTATTGAGTCCGGACGATATCCAGAATCTGGCTGATCACAAAGCGCTCTGCTTCGTCGCCGGGGTTCGTCCGTTCCTTGTCAACCGTCTGATGGCGCACAAAACGCGCCGCTACAAGAAAAAGCTGAATTTTCCTCCCGCGCCCTATCGTCCTACCCCGGAGCCGTTGATCGCACCGGCATTTCGGGACCTTCCGGAGCCTCCGGCCTCCGGGCCCGGTGCTCCGCCGGCCGGCTGGCCGAAGCCGCCGGAGGAGACCGGTCAGCTCTATCAGTTCTAG